GACGTCGTCTGGCTGCGCAACGTCGGCATGCGCGGCGCGCCGCGCCTCGACCGCCCCGCGCCGGTCGAGGTCGCCTGGGAGGGACCGCAGCCGCGGCTCGCCTGGGGGTGGCGCGTGCCGCAGGGCGCCGGGCTGCTCACGCAGTGGCGCACCACGCCGGTCGTCCACGACGTCACCGGCGACGGCCTCCCCGACCTCGTGATGCTCGACCACGAGGGCTACCTCGCGCTGTTCGAGCGGGCGATCCGCGCCGGGCATCGCGTGGTGCTCCCGCCGCGGCGGGCGTTTTTCGATGCCCTGGGCACGCCGCTGCGGCTGGCGACCGGCACCGCGGGCAAGAGCGGCCGGCGGAAGCTCTGCATCACCGACTGGGACGGCGACGGCCGGTTCGACATCCTCGTCAACTCGCGCAACGCCGACTGGCTCCGCCAGGTGGCCGACGACGACGAGGGCTGGCGCTTCGAGAATGTCGGCCCCCTGGCGCCGGCCAACATCGAGGGGCACGACGTCAGCCCGACGACGGTCGACTTCGACGGCGACGGCATCCGCGACTTCCTCGGCGGCGCCGAGGACGGTCGGCTCTATTTCCTCGCCAACCCGCGCGCGACGCGGTCCCGCTGACTGCCGGGCCGGCGCCCGTGGGGACCGCGTCACCCGAAGACCGGGTCGCCGAGCGTGCCGGTGCTGTCGGCGAACGATTCCTGCTCGATGGCCAGCGCGCGGAGGATGCTCACGAACAGGTTCGTCATCCGCTTCTCGCCATCGCGCACGCAATGGCCGTGCGCCAAGCCGAGGCGACTGCCGCCGGCGACGAGCGTCGGCAGGTCGCGCGGCCAGTGGGTCGTGCTGCACCCGCTGCCGTACAGGACCAGCGTGTGGTCGAGGACGCTGGCCCCGTGCTCGTCGCGGGCCGCCAGCCGGCCGAGGAAGAATGCCATCTGCTCGGCAAGGAACCGGTCGTATTTCGCGAACGCCAGCAGGCCGTCGCGATCGCCGGCATGGGACAGGTTGTGGTGGGTCGCGCCGAGGCCGAGCTTGAGCGGGAAGGTGTCGCTGATCCCCATCCCGTCTTCACGGCTGAGCATGAACGTCACCGACCGGGTGATGTCGGCCGCGAACGCCAGCGCGACGAGGTCGAACATCGTCCGGTAGTAGCGGGCCGGGTCGCCGTCGGTCGTGGCGTCGAGATCGAGCGTCGCCCGGTCCGGAGCGACCAGCGGCACGTCGAGCCAGCGTTCCGCCGCCTCGAGCCGCTCCTCCATCTCACGCAGGCTCGACAGGTAGGTGTCCATCGTCTCCCGGTCGGTGTGGCCGAGCCCGCCGGCAAACGACCGCGCCTCGCCGAGGACCGCGTCGACCAGCGACATCTTCCGGCGCAGGCCGGCGCGGCGCCGGTCGCGGGCCTCCCCGCCTGCGGAAAAC
The sequence above is a segment of the Planctomycetota bacterium genome. Coding sequences within it:
- a CDS encoding DUF1552 domain-containing protein; this translates as MSNRAVRHAVAARRVERRAVLRGIAGTALALPLLEAMGDEVAAAPPRRFCAVYTANGMALPRPELGIDEWFWFPRVGDDGRLRLGTSTAALEPFIDRLSFFGGLSHGNGPKADSHICSDMWLTGAPLQAPAPGSFNSVSLDQTVALHTKRFCRQPSLVLSIDAGVGFMSRTSTLSYDQEGKPIPAENDPRRVFERLFSAGGEARDRRRAGLRRKMSLVDAVLGEARSFAGGLGHTDRETMDTYLSSLREMEERLEAAERWLDVPLVAPDRATLDLDATTDGDPARYYRTMFDLVALAFAADITRSVTFMLSREDGMGISDTFPLKLGLGATHHNLSHAGDRDGLLAFAKYDRFLAEQMAFFLGRLAARDEHGASVLDHTLVLYGSGCSTTHWPRDLPTLVAGGSRLGLAHGHCVRDGEKRMTNLFVSILRALAIEQESFADSTGTLGDPVFG